In one window of Helianthus annuus cultivar XRQ/B chromosome 17, HanXRQr2.0-SUNRISE, whole genome shotgun sequence DNA:
- the LOC110922994 gene encoding UDP-glycosyltransferase 83A1 has protein sequence MAKPHVVVIPYPAQSHVIATMELSQRLVQHGIRVTFVNTDFNHKLVTSNWLDKESFGDLLQMVSIPDGLEPWEDRSDLCKLTLSIMQTMPHKLEELIETINKEEGSKVSCVIADDCMGWAIKVAKKMGIRRAAFWPASVATLASMLSFQKLIDDGIINEKGTLLKEQIIQLSETMPPMKSENLCWVCFKDVATIEAIFLLVKEAEEASRLTEWFICNSTTELEAAAFCLFPKLLPIGPLLASNRLADQVGHFWQEDRTCLTWLDQQQPCSVIYVAFGSFTLFNQTQFEELALGLELSNRPFLWVVRPGMTKETTSNYNYPDGYMERVGARGRIVSWAPQQKVLAHPSVACFMSHCGWNSTIEGVTNGLPFLCWPYFADQFHNESYICDIWKTGLRLEKDEAEIITRGEIRTKVEELLNGETYTGKALDIKEKVTRSVREGGCSHRNLNNFIDWIKDK, from the exons ATGGCAAAACCTCACGTTGTGGTGATACCTTATCCCGCACAAAGCCATGTAATTGCTACAATGGAGCTTTCTCAACGGTTAGTCCAGCACGGAATCAGAGTTACGTTTGTCAACACAGACTTTAACCACAAGCTCGTGACCAGCAATTGGTTAGACAAAGAGAGTTTTGGGGATCTGTTGCAGATGGTCTCGATCCCAGATGGTTTAGAACCATGGGAGGACAGGAGTGACCTTTGTAAGTTGACCCTGTCAATAATGCAAACCATGCCCCACAAGCTTGAAGAACTAATAGAGACTATTAACAAAGAAGAGGGCAGTAAAGTTAGTTGTGTTATTGCTGATGATTGCATGGGATGGGCCATAAAAGTGGCAAAGAAGATGGGGATTCGAAGAGCAGCCTTCTGGCCTGCCTCAGTTGCTACATTGGCCTCCATGTTGTCCTTTCAGAAATTGATTGATGATGGGATTATAAACGAGAAAG GCACACTTCTGAAAGAGCAGATAATTCAGCTATCAGAAACCATGCCGCCTATGAAATCTGAGAACCTTTGTTGGGTGTGCTTTAAGGATGTAGCTACCATAGAAGCCATCTTCCTACTTGTAAAAGAAGCTGAAGAGGCTTCTAGATTAACAGAATGGTTTATATGCAACTCTACTACTGAGTTGGAGGCTGCAGCATTTTGCCTGTTCCCGAAGTTGTTGCCGATAGGCCCACTTCTGGCAAGCAATCGACTGGCTGACCAGGTAGGTCACTTCTGGCAAGAGGACCGAACCTGCTTAACATGGCTTGATCAACAACAACCATGTTCTGTCATTTATGTTGCATTTGGGAGCTTCACTCTTTTCAACCAAACTCAGTTTGAGGAATTGGCACTCGGTCTTGAACTTAGCAACAGACCATTCTTGTGGGTGGTGAGACCGGGTATGACCAAGGAGACTACTTCTAATTATAATTATCCAGATGGATATATGGAAAGAGTAGGCGCCCGAGGAAGAATCGTGAGTTGGGCACCACAACAGAAAGTCCTAGCTCACCCTTCAGTAGCATGTTTCATGAGTCACTGTGGTTGGAACTCTACAATAGAAGGTGTCACAAACGGACTTCCTTTTCTGTGTTGGCCATACTTTGCTGATCAATTTCACAATGAGAGTTACATTTGTGACATCTGGAAGACTGGATTACGGTTGGAAAAAGATGAAGCAGAAATCATTACTCGAGGAGAAATAAGAACCAAAGTGGAGGAGTTGCTCAACGGCGAAACATACACAGGTAAGGCGTTGGATATTAAAGAAAAGGttacaagaagtgttagagaAGGGGGTTGCTCACACAGAAACCTTAACAACTTTATTGATTGGATTAAAGACAAATGA